Below is a window of Cardiocondyla obscurior isolate alpha-2009 linkage group LG13, Cobs3.1, whole genome shotgun sequence DNA.
AATCACAGACAcacgcatacatacatattcaaaagcatttctttttttatttattatttaatattagtgAAACATTAGCTTTATATTGTGGTTActatcttgaaaaaaaaaattactaatttttGAACACATTGAAAAACATATTCGATTAAGATCATTAACTTACCTGGAAAAGTATTCTCTAAAATAAGCATATCTGCGATGTATTTTGCAGCAGCTTTAAAGAGTTGACGATctttaattcttctttttttataaaatggcattaaatattttacaatccAAGGTGCTATTCTTTCTTTGCAAGCGGGTAAATGTTCTTCTATACAGATCGGTGAATCCGGCATCGATTCTTCTTCCTCAAATTCTCCAAATAATTGaaggaatttttctttcactctTCCATGccttcgataattttttaacgataattcAGTCAttttagatttcaattttgaaaCTTGATGTACATGTTCTACAAACCaaacagcattttttttttgctttcgtTTGTTTTCAATAGTTTCATTTGCATTTAAgccttttaatttaattgagttTTTTCTTCGCATTTCCTTATAACGACTGAGGCTAATTTTCCCAtcatttgtatttaattttgctatattaaagtttttaacattattacctattaaaatattaaaaggacTTGAGGTTGCAGTATTATCTGCTTCTAAACAcatcttattaatttcgttatcgACATGTGCTTTAGTAATACCAGAATGTTTCTCAATTAATCTTGTAAGATCATCATCGCTTTCATCACTTTCACAAAACATGTCTTGCATGTGTTGTAATAAAGAATCTTGAGAATTTTCATCTTCATTTTTAATAGATGCAATATCTATTGTAGAAGAATCAATCTgatctttatatttttgacTAGCGTCGTTAGATTCTTCTTTTGTAATGCCATCCAGCATTTGTGTATCTGTTTTCTCATCTGATACAGCA
It encodes the following:
- the LOC139107464 gene encoding uncharacterized protein is translated as MRCDSSKTFFIMTTDHIEKEQNVNCTDNESDISSDNTDNFSTFVPLPSLSENKSIIYDKFNNEFLHLTTMVRTVYLSYLYKCLLSNYTTCYTQSVNDVPNVELKKYADQMELHAVQLALDTCLYRQNMLKMIADVKSHTTKKKAYKKLVIFLETPKDRIDIGVQTDDTWMDTEETNIENVSLITPNCEKSLQITSPTNSNNFCEERNAVSDEKTDTQMLDGITKEESNDASQKYKDQIDSSTIDIASIKNEDENSQDSLLQHMQDMFCESDESDDDLTRLIEKHSGITKAHVDNEINKMCLEADNTATSSPFNILIGNNVKNFNIAKLNTNDGKISLSRYKEMRRKNSIKLKGLNANETIENKRKQKKNAVWFVEHVHQVSKLKSKMTELSLKNYRRHGRVKEKFLQLFGEFEEEESMPDSPICIEEHLPACKERIAPWIVKYLMPFYKKRRIKDRQLFKAAAKYIADMLILENTFPEQECVKKYIEHYFKNKRTIKTKQNIYL